The segment tagtaacctgtttaagtagcacggaaaaacccgatattcggaaaatagagaagaatctctacaagtgtaacgctgctgaagtagccattacttttaataaagtatgcttgagagagggtctgcttcctaagtacaataataataataataaattttgatcTAGTTAGGCTCTGGAATTAGGAAAGGCTAACATTTATGGAAGGTTGTTAAAGCAGCCACCAGAGTATATAAGGAAACTTTAGATGCGGTTAAAGATGATAGAAAAGTCAtcgaagagaataataataatgatattattattatctttattattatcattattgttattattattattatccaagttctatttgtaattttaacattCAAATTTCATGCTCCCGTTCTTTGGCCCGCTCTTCCACATAATCATCAGCCATCATTGTTATTATCCAAGTTATCATCTTTCATATTACCTTCTCTTTTCTATCATCTTCAACCACGTCGAAAGTTCCTTATGACTATATATACTCTGGCTGCTCTAACAACCTTCATAAAAGTTAACCTTTCCTAATTCCAGAGAATAACTTCAAGTTCAAAAATTCAGCAATTGGCCAAATTAGATGCCTCAACCTAGCCACTGGGGAGCAAGTCAAACCAACCCAACTCAGTGCCAGTCCCAAGCCCTGATAAATAGGAAGGGTTGGAGTCAGGAAGGGCTCCGTCTGTAAACCTCATGCCAGAAATTTTATGAATGAGTCTTACAAGgaatgagaatagggctaggATGTCACCCGGAAGTGATCCACAGAAGCGAGCTCTAGAACTAAGAGTATGAACATTAAATGTTGGTACAATGACAGGAAGAGGGCGGTCAATAGCTGACCTTATGAAACAAGACGAGTAGATATTCTCTGTGCACaggagacaagatggaaaagtaACAAAGCGAGGGAACTTGGGGAGGGGTATAAGATattctatagtggagcaaataaagaAGGCAGAAATGGTGTTGGAATAATTCTGTCaagtgaaatgaagaaggaaatcttgGAAGTAAATAGAAGAAATAATTGGATTATCTGGGTCAGCTGATAGTTGAAAATTGCACTGTTAACATCTTTAGTGCATATGCACCCAGATAGGATGctcagatgaagagaaagatcGCTTCTGGTCGGACTTagaggaggaaatggaaaaggTACCAGTAGATGAAAGATGCCTTGTGGTGAAGATCTGAATGGGCACGTAGGCCAGAATAACCATGTGATCAGCCTTATACATGGTGGGTATGGCTATGATGAAAGAAATGCAGAGggtgagagaattttttttttttattttgctgtgtcCAAGGATGTGGTACTGGTGAACACTTTTTTCACCAAGCAGCAAGAACATCTAGTTACGTGCAAAAGCGGCGGAAGGTCCAGTCAGTTAGACTACTTGATGTATAAGAGGAAAGATTTACGTGAGGTAAAAGATTGTAAAGGTCATACCAGGGAGACCATGTGAGTGTGCAACATCGTTGGTAGTGATGGAATTGGTTATGGAAATTGaacaaataagaagaaaaaatgcaaGGGCCAAAAGGATTAAATGGTTTAAGCTGAAAGAGATTGAACTTTGTAGGCAGTTTAAAGAGAAAGTTTTAGTGGAACTAACACATgaaattgaagatgttgatgaatggtggaaCAGAACGATGGAAATAATACTGAGGGTTGCTAGAGAAATACTGGGTAAGAGTAGTGGCAAGATGTTCGAAAATAAGGAAACGTGGTTGTTCAATGAAGAAGTGAAAGATGcaacaaagcaaaagagagaagcgAAGAAAAAGTGGGAGGGGACCCAAATGGAAGAAGACTGGATGGTCTATAAGGAGGCAAATAAATTGGCAAAGAAAACTAGCAGTTGCTAAGGATAGAGCATATGATCAGCTTTACAAAGAGTTAGATACCAAGGAAGGGCAAGGAAAGATCTTTAAACTAGCACAAATGAGAAATAAGAGTACCAAGGATATAACACACATAAGACAGATGAAGGATAAGGATGGAAATGtactgagaaatgagagagacataataaggagatgggaagaatattttgaggCTTTACTGAgcgaagaaaatgaaagatttctaagagGAGATGGACACACAAATTGTGGACCATCACAGAATAACAAAAGCTGAGGTTAGTGGGCAACTTGggggaaagatgaaaaatagtaaagCGGTGGGACCGGATGGCATACCTGCAGAAGCCTGGAAGGCtcttgatgaggaaggaattgacatatt is part of the Macrobrachium nipponense isolate FS-2020 chromosome 6, ASM1510439v2, whole genome shotgun sequence genome and harbors:
- the LOC135216529 gene encoding uncharacterized protein LOC135216529, giving the protein MELVMEIEQIRRKNARAKRIKWFKLKEIELCRQFKEKVLVELTHEIEDVDEWWNRTMEIILRVAREILGKSSGKMFENKETWLFNEEVKDATKQKREAKKKWEGTQMEEDWMVYKEANKLAKKTSSC